A genome region from Methanobacterium subterraneum includes the following:
- the albA gene encoding DNA-binding protein Alba, which produces MSEENVVYIGNKPVMNYVLAVVTQMNGGTSEVILKARGRAISRAVDVAEIVRNRFITDVGIGRIDICTEEIMNNEGTSTNVSAIEIQLAKEFSK; this is translated from the coding sequence ATGTCAGAGGAAAATGTGGTGTACATTGGAAACAAACCGGTAATGAACTATGTATTAGCTGTAGTAACACAGATGAACGGCGGCACTTCTGAAGTGATACTCAAAGCTAGAGGAAGAGCCATTTCACGAGCAGTAGATGTTGCAGAGATAGTCAGAAACAGATTCATAACTGATGTGGGTATTGGTAGAATTGACATATGCACAGAAGAAATTATGAATAACGAGGGAACCTCAACCAACGTTTCGGCCATTGAGATACAGCTTGCAAAGGAATTCAGTAAATAG
- a CDS encoding outer membrane protein assembly factor BamB family protein — protein MNMGRKQLLLGFMITCLLASPAAVAGADWSMFHENAQRTGYMDQAADFTPNVWYFSTQGAIKSSPAILNKVAYFGSQDHHVYAVNLEDGTKLWDYKTEGSVISSPSISGDYLYIGSTDGYLYAQDIKNGNVKWKYKTGNSIASSPLVQNNTAYVGSDDGRIYAIYTSNGTKKWEYNTGNAVKSSPVISGDKLIIGSDDGKVYALDINTGNKSWEYTTGDKVQSSPTVMNDIVYVGSNDGKIYAIIIENGTLKWNYDMGKPVVSSPTIDPNDNSLFVGADNGKIMCLDTRNGVEKWNYTASGAVKTTAAIMDNKIVFGSSGGAVYIVNKYNGNEEWTYNPGYGIINQPIESSPATYGNMIYVGADDGSLYALNNDKKSAPTSVYIYYIGGAVFIIIALLVVGRTVRNRRKNKKENKS, from the coding sequence ATGAATATGGGAAGAAAACAATTGTTATTGGGATTTATGATAACCTGCCTTCTGGCATCGCCAGCAGCCGTCGCAGGGGCTGATTGGAGCATGTTCCATGAAAACGCCCAACGTACCGGTTACATGGATCAGGCCGCTGATTTCACACCTAATGTCTGGTATTTCAGCACCCAAGGTGCTATAAAATCATCCCCAGCCATACTTAACAAAGTGGCATATTTTGGTTCTCAAGACCACCATGTATATGCAGTTAACCTTGAAGACGGCACCAAACTATGGGATTATAAAACTGAAGGTTCTGTGATATCTTCCCCTTCCATATCAGGAGATTATCTATACATAGGATCAACAGACGGATATCTTTACGCTCAGGATATTAAAAACGGAAATGTTAAATGGAAATACAAAACAGGTAACTCCATCGCTTCCTCACCATTAGTGCAGAACAACACAGCCTATGTTGGTTCAGATGATGGGAGAATATATGCCATTTACACATCAAACGGGACCAAAAAATGGGAATACAATACAGGTAATGCTGTTAAATCATCCCCAGTTATCTCCGGAGATAAATTAATAATTGGATCTGATGATGGGAAAGTATACGCCCTTGATATTAACACCGGAAATAAATCATGGGAATACACTACAGGTGATAAGGTACAATCGTCCCCGACAGTAATGAACGATATTGTTTATGTTGGATCAAACGATGGGAAAATATATGCCATTATCATAGAAAACGGAACACTAAAGTGGAATTACGATATGGGGAAACCAGTAGTATCCTCACCAACCATCGACCCCAATGATAACAGCCTATTTGTGGGAGCGGATAACGGTAAAATAATGTGTTTAGACACCCGGAATGGTGTTGAAAAATGGAATTACACCGCTAGTGGAGCTGTAAAAACCACTGCTGCCATTATGGACAACAAAATAGTATTCGGATCCAGTGGAGGTGCAGTTTACATTGTAAACAAGTACAATGGTAATGAAGAGTGGACCTACAATCCGGGCTATGGTATTATAAATCAACCTATAGAATCTTCCCCAGCAACTTACGGGAATATGATATACGTTGGTGCAGATGACGGATCACTCTACGCCCTTAACAACGACAAGAAAAGCGCGCCAACGTCCGTATACATTTACTACATTGGTGGGGCTGTTTTTATCATAATTGCCCTATTAGTGGTTGGTAGAACTGTGCGTAACCGAAGGAAGAACAAAAAAGAAAATAAATCTTGA
- a CDS encoding ABC transporter permease has protein sequence MVETKKIMWMIKKDLLVLWRHKPRLFSIFLFPILMIALFGYGMGGTIENIPVVVVKQTDGPVTDTTLNAIKGMSLYDVKDIISDPQRGREMVESGQVKAAILLPPDYENLNSSNSKSVVIYVDSSDQMATQTLVPITQALFSQISSQIGMQKLEAMQSQSAQPSSIQVQSQSVQPTSSLSSINFQNIMNSINFQVNKIYGDIKYIDFLVPAILAMTVMMGAMMSMGESLAGERERGELARLFMTPTSVATVVGGKIISRLVIQTSTALVLIGAAIVLFNITIAGSMLLTILLLILTALCFVGFGIMVSARVSTQEDYVQMVMPFSMPMMFISGVFYPLETMPWIFQKIAYLAPLTYANNALRGVMLKGAGIGDVWVEIVVLLGFTLLFFAMGVTRFNRDI, from the coding sequence ATGGTAGAAACCAAAAAAATTATGTGGATGATTAAAAAGGATCTACTGGTTCTGTGGAGACATAAACCCCGTTTATTTTCAATCTTCCTTTTCCCCATACTGATGATCGCTCTTTTTGGTTATGGTATGGGAGGAACCATCGAAAACATTCCAGTAGTGGTGGTTAAACAGACTGATGGTCCGGTGACCGACACCACTCTCAACGCCATTAAGGGAATGTCCCTTTATGATGTGAAAGATATAATTAGCGACCCTCAGAGGGGCCGGGAAATGGTTGAATCGGGACAAGTGAAGGCAGCCATTTTACTGCCGCCGGACTATGAAAATCTCAATAGCAGCAACTCTAAATCCGTGGTAATCTATGTTGATTCATCAGATCAAATGGCCACCCAAACGTTGGTTCCAATAACCCAAGCCTTATTCAGCCAGATATCTTCCCAAATTGGAATGCAAAAACTGGAAGCAATGCAAAGCCAATCTGCTCAGCCCTCATCCATTCAAGTACAGTCACAGAGTGTTCAGCCCACTTCATCATTATCCTCCATTAACTTCCAGAATATCATGAACTCCATCAATTTCCAGGTCAACAAGATCTACGGAGACATCAAATACATTGACTTCCTGGTGCCCGCAATCCTGGCCATGACCGTTATGATGGGGGCAATGATGAGTATGGGAGAATCCCTAGCAGGAGAACGAGAACGAGGAGAACTAGCCAGACTTTTCATGACGCCAACCAGCGTGGCTACCGTGGTCGGTGGTAAAATCATATCCAGGCTGGTTATTCAAACTTCAACTGCCCTGGTGCTGATAGGCGCGGCCATTGTGCTGTTTAATATCACTATAGCCGGTAGTATGTTACTTACCATACTCCTACTGATACTTACAGCCCTTTGCTTTGTCGGTTTCGGTATAATGGTTTCTGCTAGAGTCAGTACCCAGGAAGATTACGTCCAGATGGTAATGCCCTTCAGCATGCCCATGATGTTCATATCTGGAGTATTCTATCCTCTGGAAACCATGCCCTGGATATTCCAGAAAATAGCATACTTAGCGCCTTTAACCTATGCAAACAACGCATTAAGAGGAGTTATGTTAAAAGGAGCAGGAATAGGGGATGTATGGGTTGAAATAGTTGTTCTTCTGGGTTTCACGTTACTGTTCTTTGCAATGGGCGTAACCCGATTTAACAGGGACATTTAG
- a CDS encoding ATP-binding cassette domain-containing protein — protein sequence MKYAIETSDLTKLYGDFKAVDALNLKVKDRSIFGFLGPNGAGKTTTIKMLTCLIPPTSGTAKVASYDIIKKPNEVRQKIGMVPQLVSLYADLTARENAELCADYYGMPKDLKERRIDELMELVDIKYAENKLVKQLSGGQKQKVSVVASLVHQPDILFLDEPTIGLDPTTKSVLWDLIDELNQKGHTIILCSHDMYEVDMLCDHVGIINQGELAAFDTPQGLKDTILTQEECGETKIGEIVREMEGTDNSDHPSFCKLKEVAKESEIDKAREMSLMVDISDTELVNRLSQIPCVLDIDCHRSGRLAFKLANTENAVTQVISAIMETGGNITSISTKDPSLEDVFMKVTAKKPNKGEKGSE from the coding sequence ATGAAATATGCCATCGAAACCTCTGATCTCACCAAATTATATGGTGATTTTAAAGCAGTTGATGCTTTAAACTTAAAAGTTAAAGATAGAAGCATATTCGGTTTTTTAGGCCCTAATGGGGCGGGTAAAACCACTACTATAAAAATGTTAACTTGCCTGATTCCCCCTACATCCGGAACAGCGAAAGTGGCCAGTTATGATATCATAAAAAAACCCAACGAGGTTCGTCAAAAAATAGGGATGGTTCCACAGCTAGTCAGTCTTTACGCTGATCTTACAGCTCGGGAAAATGCAGAACTCTGTGCTGATTACTACGGGATGCCCAAAGACCTTAAAGAAAGGAGAATTGACGAGTTAATGGAACTGGTGGATATCAAGTACGCTGAGAATAAACTGGTTAAGCAATTATCTGGAGGGCAGAAACAGAAAGTATCTGTGGTTGCCAGCCTAGTACACCAACCAGACATCCTCTTCCTGGATGAACCTACCATTGGTCTGGACCCTACCACTAAAAGTGTTCTATGGGATCTTATAGACGAACTCAACCAGAAGGGACACACCATCATCCTGTGCTCACACGACATGTACGAAGTGGACATGCTCTGTGACCATGTGGGTATAATCAATCAAGGAGAATTGGCTGCATTTGACACCCCACAGGGATTGAAAGACACCATACTAACGCAAGAAGAATGTGGGGAAACTAAAATCGGGGAAATTGTGCGTGAAATGGAGGGGACAGATAACAGTGATCATCCATCGTTCTGTAAGCTTAAAGAAGTTGCAAAGGAATCTGAAATAGATAAAGCGAGAGAAATGAGTTTAATGGTTGATATTTCAGATACTGAACTGGTTAATCGATTATCTCAAATTCCCTGTGTTCTGGATATTGACTGCCACCGATCAGGTAGGCTAGCCTTTAAATTAGCCAACACTGAAAATGCGGTAACCCAGGTAATATCGGCAATTATGGAAACTGGTGGGAACATAACCTCAATTTCCACCAAAGACCCTTCATTAGAGGATGTTTTCATGAAAGTTACTGCTAAAAAGCCCAATAAAGGGGAAAAAGGAAGTGAATAG
- a CDS encoding PadR family transcriptional regulator, whose translation MGDESFRDNPTEGSSDKEPAEELKKSRGYYRNAMENHEVFKNLNQFERKLVRGIMRGSGPIIMLWLISKKGQHGYEIMTQLHESSPFSDKVKMPSASIIYPKLHQLEKKGLIKGTWENHGKRKVKYYEITPEGIETLDKIRNFFKTRKNNLYEDFLEDVMYIKNNRS comes from the coding sequence ATGGGTGATGAATCATTTAGAGACAATCCAACTGAAGGTTCCAGTGATAAAGAACCTGCAGAAGAACTTAAAAAATCAAGGGGTTACTACCGTAATGCCATGGAAAACCATGAAGTATTCAAAAATTTGAATCAGTTTGAAAGAAAACTGGTCAGAGGGATTATGAGAGGTTCCGGCCCAATAATCATGCTCTGGCTTATCAGTAAAAAGGGACAGCATGGTTATGAGATCATGACCCAACTCCACGAATCTTCGCCATTCAGTGATAAAGTTAAAATGCCCAGTGCCAGCATCATCTATCCAAAATTACACCAACTGGAAAAGAAAGGCCTTATTAAGGGTACCTGGGAAAATCATGGGAAAAGAAAAGTTAAATATTATGAAATAACCCCTGAAGGAATAGAAACCCTGGACAAGATAAGAAATTTCTTTAAAACACGGAAAAATAATCTGTATGAAGATTTTTTAGAAGATGTCATGTATATAAAAAATAATAGGAGTTAA
- a CDS encoding sugar phosphate isomerase/epimerase family protein, giving the protein MKIGFSTLALFMKSFEDFLDTATADGFDLVEILCEGPYWPRNILSQAEGLDVFASYDVDVFLHAPTIDLNPASMNQGIRDETLRQIKETLDLASKIGAEAITTHPGVIHRLEDRIREMGKHFAIETLKKANQYAEDLGVILSVENMPHRYAYFCNTAQEHSYFLDQCGCHATVDLGHANTTNHPGSFLKLEKIYYYHLSDNNGEKDQHVALGEGTLDLSLINGIERGIIELNNYDDVLKSRNLLLNLSK; this is encoded by the coding sequence ATGAAAATAGGATTTTCAACTTTGGCTCTTTTCATGAAGTCCTTTGAGGATTTTCTGGACACCGCGACTGCTGATGGCTTTGATCTGGTGGAAATATTATGTGAAGGTCCCTACTGGCCCCGGAATATTCTCAGCCAGGCCGAGGGTCTGGATGTATTTGCCTCCTATGATGTGGATGTTTTCCTGCATGCCCCCACCATAGACCTGAACCCTGCCAGTATGAATCAGGGTATTCGGGATGAAACCCTCCGCCAAATCAAGGAAACACTGGATTTAGCATCAAAAATAGGCGCAGAGGCCATAACCACTCACCCTGGAGTGATCCATCGATTGGAAGATAGAATCCGGGAAATGGGTAAACATTTTGCCATTGAAACCTTAAAAAAGGCCAATCAATACGCAGAGGATCTGGGTGTTATTTTATCCGTGGAAAACATGCCTCATCGATATGCTTATTTCTGTAACACCGCACAGGAACACTCTTACTTCCTGGATCAATGTGGCTGTCACGCCACAGTAGATCTGGGTCATGCCAACACCACCAACCATCCTGGTTCATTTTTAAAACTTGAAAAAATATATTACTATCATTTAAGTGATAATAACGGTGAAAAGGATCAGCACGTGGCCCTGGGTGAAGGAACCCTTGATTTAAGTCTCATAAATGGTATTGAAAGGGGAATAATTGAATTAAACAATTACGACGATGTTTTAAAAAGTCGAAATCTTCTCCTAAACCTATCGAAATAA
- a CDS encoding DUF362 domain-containing protein: MSSEVYFSNFRSRSQGENKNSKIKQLFDRAGFGEFINKNDLTAIKLHFGEKGNDAFLKPVLINSVVEKTLEYRAKPFLTDTNTLYYGSRHNAVDHLQTAMKNGFAYAVTGVPVIIADGIRGDNWIPVNVGLNHFSKVKIAGDIEKSDSMLVLSHFKGHGMSGFGGAIKNLAMGCASAPGKIEQHQCAKPIITEECTGCETCIGSCPVSVMSLVEGKAVYDRGECIACNNCLSNCPESAIELDLDSLPEFMERMVEYAFGAVINKEGKVGYINFLMDITPDCDCESFSDASIVPDIGILASNDPVALDKASYDLVNQEAGLENSLLEHHHHQGGDKFRGVWEGVDGRVLLEYAEEIGMGFQKYELITL; encoded by the coding sequence ATGTCCAGTGAAGTGTATTTTTCTAATTTCAGATCCAGGAGCCAGGGAGAAAACAAAAACAGTAAGATAAAACAGTTATTTGACAGGGCAGGTTTTGGGGAATTCATTAATAAAAATGATTTAACTGCCATTAAACTCCATTTTGGGGAAAAAGGCAACGACGCGTTTCTTAAACCGGTTTTGATAAATTCAGTGGTTGAAAAAACTCTGGAATATCGGGCTAAACCGTTCCTAACCGATACCAACACTCTATATTATGGTAGTCGCCATAATGCAGTAGACCATCTCCAGACTGCAATGAAAAACGGTTTTGCCTATGCAGTTACCGGAGTTCCGGTGATCATTGCCGATGGAATACGTGGTGATAACTGGATTCCGGTGAATGTAGGGTTGAATCATTTCTCAAAGGTGAAAATCGCCGGTGATATTGAAAAATCAGACAGTATGCTGGTTTTATCCCACTTCAAGGGACATGGGATGAGTGGGTTTGGTGGGGCGATTAAGAATCTGGCCATGGGATGCGCATCGGCCCCTGGAAAAATAGAACAACACCAGTGCGCCAAACCAATCATCACTGAGGAATGCACTGGCTGCGAAACCTGCATTGGATCCTGCCCAGTATCGGTGATGTCTCTGGTGGAAGGTAAAGCAGTTTACGATAGGGGAGAATGCATAGCCTGCAACAACTGTCTCTCCAACTGTCCGGAATCTGCCATAGAACTGGATTTGGATTCACTACCGGAATTCATGGAAAGAATGGTGGAATACGCCTTTGGTGCGGTTATAAATAAAGAAGGGAAAGTGGGTTACATTAATTTCCTCATGGATATCACCCCTGACTGTGACTGTGAATCATTCAGTGATGCGTCTATTGTCCCGGACATCGGCATACTGGCATCCAATGATCCCGTGGCCCTGGATAAGGCCAGTTATGATCTGGTGAATCAGGAAGCTGGATTGGAAAATTCTCTCCTGGAACATCATCATCACCAGGGTGGTGATAAATTCAGGGGAGTCTGGGAAGGTGTGGATGGAAGGGTGCTCTTGGAGTATGCCGAAGAAATTGGGATGGGCTTTCAAAAATATGAATTAATAACTTTATAA
- a CDS encoding DUF6790 family protein → MDTAYTWLILGIIGALIMLGIQFYSKRALTAKKIIEISLLSFLVITVGLGSIWASIGHSFFANQVAASIGWATGSPFQQEVAFANLAFGVLGVLCVWIRGNFWTATVIGVSIFLLGDALGHISNIFGTGNYASGNAGAVLVLDILVPMLLIGLLVAYRIMEERAVRSAIKSLERSL, encoded by the coding sequence ATGGATACAGCTTATACCTGGCTGATACTGGGGATAATTGGTGCATTAATAATGCTGGGGATTCAATTTTATTCTAAACGAGCGTTAACCGCGAAAAAAATAATAGAAATATCTCTTTTATCATTCCTGGTTATTACTGTTGGCTTAGGTTCTATCTGGGCATCTATAGGTCATTCCTTCTTTGCCAACCAAGTGGCTGCATCCATTGGATGGGCTACTGGAAGTCCATTTCAACAGGAAGTGGCCTTTGCCAATCTGGCCTTTGGGGTTCTGGGAGTCTTATGCGTCTGGATCAGGGGTAATTTCTGGACAGCAACGGTTATAGGGGTTTCTATCTTCCTTTTGGGCGATGCTCTGGGACATATAAGTAACATCTTTGGCACTGGCAATTATGCATCTGGAAATGCAGGAGCAGTCCTGGTTCTAGATATACTGGTACCTATGCTCTTAATAGGGCTGCTGGTGGCCTACCGAATTATGGAAGAAAGGGCAGTGCGCAGTGCCATTAAGAGTCTGGAAAGATCATTATAG
- a CDS encoding TMEM175 family protein yields the protein MQDNEKTVKSTGINVRRIETLVDGIFAIAMTLLVLGIAVPSVANPTEASLYKALFDLLPNFYSYFISFVLLAVFWRINHLQFNRIKRADGTLLWIIIIWLLFVALVPFSAFFVGEYGNFQIPNIFFDLNLFFIGFLLFLNWRHAINQGLVDKVDEETLKSSLKVNLMLPVISLVAAGITFLPFMNEWGYGWSSLVYLIIPLLKRYQ from the coding sequence TTGCAGGATAATGAAAAAACTGTAAAATCAACAGGAATTAATGTCCGACGCATAGAAACCCTGGTGGATGGTATTTTTGCCATAGCAATGACCCTCCTGGTTTTGGGAATTGCAGTACCTTCCGTTGCCAATCCCACTGAAGCCAGCCTTTATAAAGCCCTATTTGATCTTCTCCCTAATTTTTACAGTTACTTCATCAGCTTTGTTCTTCTGGCTGTTTTCTGGAGGATTAACCACCTTCAGTTTAACCGTATTAAACGAGCAGATGGCACCTTGTTATGGATAATCATTATATGGCTTCTTTTCGTGGCACTGGTGCCTTTTTCAGCTTTTTTTGTAGGGGAATACGGGAATTTCCAGATTCCCAACATTTTTTTCGACCTGAACCTCTTTTTTATAGGATTTCTACTATTTCTTAACTGGCGTCATGCCATCAACCAGGGGCTGGTGGATAAAGTTGATGAGGAAACCCTAAAGTCAAGCTTAAAAGTTAATCTAATGTTACCGGTAATTTCTCTGGTGGCTGCTGGAATCACATTCCTCCCCTTTATGAATGAATGGGGATATGGCTGGTCTAGTCTGGTTTACCTGATTATTCCCTTATTAAAACGTTACCAGTGA
- a CDS encoding HAD family hydrolase: MKAVVFDNSGTLISRYRAIKNLNSGIIYDNISSIDLVDEHPHRALVVLQTDPSSCLINARPDQTIHQFIVRNKVPFDISYSSSDVQKDEILPLIKNENAEISDIQDTIHAVSNKNYNVQICSGSGFIVNTRSGDIEFTITAGGKIFPEVSEVVEELKKRSFHIYVASGDRTKSLMELASYIHIPSENVFGTADAQRKREIVAGLKERYKVMMVGNSANDILALKEADMGVITTQQDKETSRKVMEAADVVVGNIKEILDIDF, encoded by the coding sequence ATGAAAGCTGTTGTTTTCGATAACTCCGGAACCCTAATCTCCAGGTACAGGGCTATTAAAAACCTTAATAGTGGAATTATTTATGACAACATCAGTTCCATTGATCTGGTTGATGAGCATCCCCACCGGGCCCTGGTAGTCCTTCAGACTGATCCTTCCAGTTGCCTGATTAATGCCAGACCAGACCAGACCATCCACCAATTCATTGTACGCAACAAGGTGCCTTTTGATATAAGCTACTCTTCTTCAGATGTTCAAAAGGATGAAATATTACCGCTTATTAAGAATGAAAATGCTGAAATCAGTGATATTCAGGATACCATTCACGCCGTTTCTAATAAAAATTATAACGTCCAGATATGCAGTGGATCCGGATTCATTGTCAATACCCGAAGTGGTGATATTGAATTCACCATCACTGCCGGAGGTAAGATATTCCCTGAAGTTTCGGAGGTGGTGGAGGAACTTAAAAAAAGATCATTCCATATCTATGTGGCCTCTGGAGACCGGACTAAATCCCTGATGGAGCTGGCCAGTTATATTCACATTCCCTCTGAAAACGTCTTCGGCACTGCTGATGCCCAGAGGAAAAGGGAAATTGTGGCTGGACTTAAAGAAAGATACAAGGTGATGATGGTTGGTAACAGTGCCAACGACATCCTAGCACTTAAAGAGGCAGATATGGGAGTTATAACCACACAACAGGATAAAGAAACATCACGAAAGGTTATGGAAGCTGCGGATGTGGTGGTGGGCAATATTAAGGAAATTCTGGATATTGATTTTTAG
- a CDS encoding LysE family transporter, protein MWLEIILFATASFWVGLSGAMVPGPMLTVTISDSLRKGSQAGPLVVLGHVIAEISLIILLVLGLGWVIGSQTITMVIGGIGGVMLIYIGYSIARSPVPEEIPGDDKPIEKRGSVLSGVITSVTNPYFYLWWATVGWAFMLKGIELAGIIGVLSFLVGHWGADLSWYSLVSFFTSKGRHVLPGKRYRIMMIICGVFLVLLGVYFIYSTLIA, encoded by the coding sequence ATGTGGTTAGAAATTATTTTATTCGCAACTGCCTCCTTCTGGGTGGGTTTATCCGGGGCAATGGTCCCCGGACCCATGTTGACTGTTACTATTTCTGATTCTCTTAGAAAAGGATCCCAGGCTGGGCCCCTGGTGGTTCTGGGTCATGTTATTGCTGAGATCAGCCTGATTATACTCCTGGTACTGGGTTTAGGGTGGGTTATTGGATCCCAGACAATTACCATGGTCATCGGGGGAATTGGAGGAGTGATGTTAATCTACATTGGCTACAGCATCGCCAGATCCCCGGTTCCTGAAGAGATACCAGGTGATGATAAGCCTATTGAAAAACGGGGATCAGTTTTAAGTGGAGTCATCACCAGTGTCACCAATCCCTACTTCTACCTCTGGTGGGCTACTGTGGGTTGGGCCTTCATGCTCAAGGGAATAGAGTTAGCCGGGATCATTGGGGTTTTAAGTTTCCTGGTGGGTCATTGGGGGGCAGATCTCAGCTGGTACAGTTTAGTGTCATTTTTCACCAGTAAAGGAAGGCATGTACTCCCGGGTAAGCGTTACCGGATCATGATGATTATCTGTGGAGTTTTCCTGGTGTTATTAGGAGTTTATTTCATTTACTCCACCTTAATAGCCTGA
- the ala gene encoding alanine dehydrogenase, giving the protein MSGTLLLKQSEIKELISMKEVVESVETAFKDFAERNVQMPAKEYLFFQEGDLRIMPCYVRSSEEAGVKCVNVHPQNPLEHQLPTVMAVIELVDPETGFPMAVMDGTLVTDLRTGASAGVATKYLARPDSETLGIIGAGKQACTQLMALNEVMDIQKAKVFCRTCSTRTNFAKAATEIYGFPVEAVESAEEAVKNVDVVVTTTPSRKPLIKAEWISPGTHINAMGADAPSKQELETRLLLKSKIIIDSWDQASHSGEINVPVSQNVLKRKDIHAKLGDVVIGKETGREGNEITVFDSTGLAVQDVVTAGLIYRRAREQGIGTDFDFMS; this is encoded by the coding sequence ATGTCCGGAACTCTTTTACTAAAACAAAGTGAAATAAAAGAACTTATTAGCATGAAAGAAGTTGTTGAATCAGTTGAAACTGCTTTTAAGGACTTTGCAGAGCGTAACGTGCAGATGCCTGCCAAGGAGTACCTGTTTTTCCAGGAAGGAGATCTAAGGATCATGCCCTGTTACGTGCGCAGTAGTGAAGAAGCCGGAGTTAAATGCGTGAATGTGCATCCTCAAAACCCCCTGGAACACCAGTTACCCACGGTGATGGCAGTCATTGAACTGGTTGATCCAGAAACTGGGTTCCCCATGGCGGTGATGGACGGGACCCTAGTTACTGATCTTCGGACCGGTGCATCGGCCGGGGTGGCCACCAAATACCTGGCCAGACCCGATTCAGAAACCCTTGGAATAATTGGGGCCGGTAAACAGGCTTGCACACAGTTGATGGCCCTGAATGAAGTGATGGACATTCAAAAAGCCAAAGTTTTCTGCAGGACCTGCAGCACCCGTACCAACTTCGCCAAAGCAGCCACAGAAATCTATGGTTTCCCTGTGGAAGCAGTTGAAAGTGCCGAAGAAGCAGTGAAAAATGTGGATGTGGTGGTTACCACCACCCCCTCCCGGAAGCCCCTGATCAAAGCTGAATGGATCAGTCCCGGGACTCATATTAATGCCATGGGCGCTGATGCTCCCAGTAAGCAGGAATTAGAAACCCGGTTACTCTTAAAGTCAAAGATCATTATTGATTCATGGGATCAGGCCAGCCACAGTGGTGAAATCAACGTCCCAGTCTCACAAAATGTTCTTAAAAGGAAGGATATCCATGCCAAACTGGGAGATGTGGTTATTGGAAAGGAAACAGGTAGAGAGGGCAACGAGATCACCGTATTTGACTCCACTGGCCTGGCTGTTCAGGATGTGGTTACTGCCGGGCTCATATACCGAAGGGCCCGGGAACAGGGCATTGGAACGGATTTTGATTTCATGAGCTAA
- a CDS encoding DUF1624 domain-containing protein has product MKDLNKRFWEIDVLRGLAILVMVIYHLIFDLTYFGIFSFNLSSGFLWWFTRAVAFIFLFLVGVSLTLSYTRRQLQGLEQVNETLFTKYFKRGVKIFLLGLLVTLATWIFIPDDFIVFGVLHFIGIAIILEYPFLNKKYLNLVLGFIFIIAGFILAQFAVSYPWLLWLGLKPAGFITVDYFPLLPWLGVVSLGLFTGKILYPDYKRRFHLPKLSKNPSIEIFSFMGRHSLLIYLLHQPLLILILYLMGVLDLGNLFHFMNVW; this is encoded by the coding sequence ATGAAGGATTTAAACAAGCGATTCTGGGAAATAGACGTCTTGCGAGGTCTAGCTATATTGGTGATGGTGATTTATCACCTGATCTTTGATCTCACTTACTTCGGGATATTCTCCTTTAACCTCTCATCAGGATTCCTATGGTGGTTCACCCGTGCAGTAGCCTTTATCTTCCTGTTCCTAGTGGGGGTTTCCCTCACTCTGAGTTACACCCGGAGGCAACTACAGGGGCTGGAACAGGTAAATGAAACCCTTTTCACTAAGTATTTCAAAAGAGGGGTTAAGATATTCTTACTGGGATTGTTGGTCACCCTGGCCACTTGGATCTTCATCCCCGATGATTTCATAGTTTTCGGAGTCTTGCATTTCATTGGAATAGCAATAATCCTGGAATATCCCTTCTTAAACAAGAAATATCTTAATCTGGTTCTGGGATTCATCTTCATCATCGCTGGTTTCATCCTGGCCCAGTTTGCAGTCAGTTATCCCTGGCTGTTATGGTTAGGCTTGAAACCTGCCGGATTCATAACCGTGGACTACTTCCCATTACTTCCCTGGTTGGGGGTGGTTTCCCTGGGACTTTTCACCGGAAAAATACTTTATCCCGATTACAAGAGGAGATTCCACCTACCGAAACTTTCCAAAAACCCCTCTATAGAGATATTCAGCTTCATGGGACGGCACTCCCTACTCATCTACCTCCTGCACCAACCACTGCTCATACTGATCCTTTACCTTATGGGTGTACTGGATTTGGGAAATTTATTTCATTTTATGAATGTATGGTAA